From Candidatus Poribacteria bacterium, the proteins below share one genomic window:
- a CDS encoding zinc ribbon domain-containing protein, with the protein MPIFEYHCDDCTTEFEVLQRVSDADTPPKCPNCGALDPKKRFSAFATTGTQKETTSDNAT; encoded by the coding sequence ATGCCAATTTTTGAATATCACTGCGATGACTGTACAACTGAATTTGAGGTCCTTCAACGCGTCAGTGATGCCGACACACCTCCGAAATGTCCAAATTGTGGCGCATTAGATCCAAAGAAACGCTTCTCTGCGTTCGCTACCACAGGGACGCAGAAGGAGACTACCAGCGACAACGCTACCTGA
- a CDS encoding threonine synthase produces the protein MKVQTHLTEPQGTLKKLECSKCSETYDHLTPQNVCTSCGKPLLARYALEQVAETWTRDTLQSRPASLWRYSELLPISNPADIVTLGETMTPLVHAKRLGTTFGLTQVWVKDESRLPTGSFKARGLAMAVSKAKALGLTQLAIPSAGNAATALSVYAAAAGISAHIFMPQDTPPFNKETCQLAGANVTLIDGLITDAGRIVAERKEQEGWFDVSTLKEPYRVEGKKTMGFELAEQCGWELPDVIIYPTGGGTGIVGMWKGFAELETIGWIGKKRPRFISVQSAGCAPIVRAWEEGATEATPWRDAHTVASGLRVPQAIGDFLILEAIRKSNGAAIAVTDDAIREAMQLLPTTEGLLTCPEGAATVAALKQLVANGMIQDSERVVLFNTGGYQS, from the coding sequence ATGAAAGTTCAAACCCACCTGACCGAACCGCAAGGAACGTTAAAAAAACTTGAATGCAGTAAATGTAGTGAAACCTATGACCACCTCACACCGCAGAACGTCTGTACCAGTTGTGGAAAACCGCTACTTGCCCGCTACGCTCTTGAACAGGTAGCGGAAACATGGACGCGTGACACGCTCCAGTCGAGACCTGCCTCACTCTGGCGTTATTCGGAACTCCTACCTATCTCTAACCCAGCCGACATCGTAACCCTTGGCGAAACGATGACACCCCTCGTCCATGCAAAAAGGTTGGGAACCACGTTCGGACTCACACAGGTATGGGTGAAGGACGAATCTCGGTTACCTACTGGAAGCTTCAAGGCGCGTGGTTTGGCAATGGCAGTCTCCAAGGCAAAGGCACTCGGATTGACGCAATTAGCGATCCCTTCCGCTGGTAACGCCGCGACTGCCCTCTCAGTTTACGCCGCTGCCGCAGGTATATCAGCACACATCTTCATGCCACAGGATACCCCTCCTTTCAATAAGGAGACGTGTCAACTCGCCGGTGCAAACGTCACACTGATTGACGGTCTCATCACAGACGCAGGCAGAATTGTCGCAGAACGGAAAGAACAGGAAGGATGGTTTGATGTGTCAACGCTTAAAGAACCCTACCGCGTGGAGGGAAAAAAAACGATGGGATTTGAACTCGCCGAGCAGTGCGGATGGGAATTACCAGATGTTATCATCTATCCCACCGGCGGTGGCACAGGTATCGTCGGAATGTGGAAAGGTTTCGCGGAATTAGAAACAATCGGTTGGATCGGCAAGAAAAGACCACGGTTCATCTCTGTCCAGTCAGCAGGATGTGCACCGATTGTTAGAGCGTGGGAAGAAGGGGCTACCGAAGCAACACCGTGGCGTGATGCACATACCGTTGCGAGCGGTTTGCGCGTACCACAAGCAATCGGAGATTTCCTCATTTTAGAGGCGATTCGTAAAAGCAACGGCGCCGCGATTGCTGTCACGGACGATGCCATCCGTGAAGCGATGCAACTGCTCCCTACAACCGAAGGCCTTTTGACATGCCCCGAAGGAGCCGCAACTGTCGCGGCACTCAAACAACTCGTCGCGAATGGAATGATTCAAGACTCCGAGCGTGTTGTGCTTTTTAATACAGGCGGCTACCAGTCATAG
- a CDS encoding Ldh family oxidoreductase encodes MNRHEQEVIVNAEALQTLCSQLYQEVGVAESDADTVAEMQVLMDLRGVHSHATRAVPRYVRGIINGDINPTPALQTLEDNAASVLLDGDRGLGHLVGVRAMNIAVEKAKSTSIGVAIVRNSNHFGAASSHAMRATEHDMIGFATTNGLGVNVAVFGARSTSIGNNAFSFAIPAGEEPPIVLDMACGAAAAGRIGTAGLYKEKIPLGWALDSDGNETDDPSKVAAILPAAGPKGSALAIVMDVLCGPLSGGLMGINKHYQPGDAPREKRVSAHFFLAINIASFTAIAEFKAEIDQQIRMTRQATPRSGFTRVTLPGEIESELTQERLANGIPLHREPVRELEQLANELRVEIPWDRV; translated from the coding sequence ATGAATCGACACGAACAAGAAGTAATTGTGAATGCAGAAGCGTTACAAACCCTCTGTAGCCAGCTTTACCAAGAAGTAGGGGTTGCCGAATCGGATGCAGATACCGTCGCAGAAATGCAAGTCCTGATGGATCTACGGGGTGTCCATTCGCACGCGACTCGCGCCGTGCCACGTTATGTCCGCGGCATCATCAACGGTGATATAAATCCTACACCAGCACTTCAAACACTTGAAGACAACGCCGCTTCTGTTTTGTTAGACGGGGACCGCGGATTGGGACATCTCGTCGGTGTCCGGGCAATGAACATCGCCGTTGAAAAAGCGAAGTCCACTTCGATCGGTGTGGCGATCGTTCGGAATAGCAACCACTTCGGAGCTGCTTCGAGCCATGCGATGCGAGCCACGGAACACGATATGATCGGTTTTGCGACCACTAACGGACTCGGTGTAAACGTCGCAGTTTTCGGCGCAAGAAGCACTTCGATCGGAAACAATGCGTTCTCCTTTGCTATCCCTGCTGGTGAAGAGCCTCCGATCGTATTGGATATGGCGTGCGGTGCTGCCGCCGCTGGACGGATCGGGACCGCAGGGTTATACAAAGAAAAAATCCCATTGGGATGGGCACTGGATTCAGATGGAAATGAAACCGACGATCCAAGTAAGGTTGCCGCGATCTTACCTGCCGCAGGTCCCAAAGGTTCCGCCCTTGCGATCGTGATGGATGTCCTGTGCGGTCCGCTAAGCGGTGGGCTGATGGGTATCAACAAGCATTATCAGCCTGGAGATGCGCCACGAGAGAAACGCGTATCCGCACACTTTTTCCTCGCGATTAACATCGCTAGTTTCACTGCTATCGCAGAATTCAAAGCCGAAATCGACCAACAAATTCGGATGACGCGTCAAGCCACCCCACGCAGTGGATTTACGCGTGTCACCCTACCCGGCGAGATTGAGTCGGAATTGACACAGGAACGCCTCGCAAATGGGATTCCACTTCATCGAGAACCGGTGCGGGAACTTGAGCAGCTTGCCAACGAATTGCGTGTTGAAATTCCGTGGGATCGGGTGTAA
- a CDS encoding DUF1592 domain-containing protein, which yields MISLNYVSYSFCLILVLLLVALAANPGEKDTSPKSPDTVAVWGASDDFSQNGALFLEQYCLSCHAGDQPAAELSLDSFTDNRSLIENRDIWERILDMVTTGQMPPSESDRFPPLEVSESFVEHIDAIFEDADRTAKLDPGRVTVRRLNRVEYKNTVRDLLGVDFNPTENFPADDVGHGFDNIGDVLTMSPLLMERYLEAAEAIATRVILLDPPPPSKRYQGGNRLEPRHDDVPDERYRLLDPIATEPWKSGPFTTGATYFKIASDTEIVYRATLYAETDSEAPVEVVLFIQGENLEVTTPPEKLARLVGVDPTADNNIKVLKAFKITAREEKKRQTIGVLLTGIPNIEKVGIAMLKPVEGELHGKLQIRTLWAEGPLETRPDSHFEILACTPDISQADQTREVLTRLLRRGYRRPPTENEVEQLTQFVASVQAEGASWEAGVQEAIKVILCSPKFLFRLELDDRPQRSEPYPINEFQLASRLSYFLWSSIPDDELLELAEKKQLTANLESQVKRMLSAPKASELGRNFGTQWLQIQRLTTVAPDLERFPYFTGSLRLAMLKETELFVESIFREDRSVLDLIDADYTFLNQPLANHYGIMDTQGNWRGQKNPIPGGEKIEGRSFRRVKIQGNSRGGVLSHASVLTVTSNPTRTSPVKRGRWVLEQILGTPPPPPPPDVPELEEEGEAVHGSTLRERLEQHRADPACANCHAKMDPIGFALENYNAIGAFRWKDGELSIDATAELPDGTILRGVADLKQVVKDRKQQFLRCLTEKMLIYALGRGLEYYDRSTVDRIVAQLEAGGYRSSVMIMEIVKSDPFRLRRGTKDNL from the coding sequence ATGATTTCGCTCAATTATGTCTCATACAGTTTTTGTCTGATCTTGGTACTACTGCTCGTTGCACTTGCTGCCAACCCGGGGGAGAAGGACACTTCTCCGAAGTCACCCGACACAGTCGCTGTGTGGGGTGCTTCCGACGACTTTTCGCAAAATGGTGCTTTGTTCTTGGAACAGTACTGTTTGAGTTGCCACGCCGGTGACCAACCCGCTGCCGAACTTTCCTTGGATTCATTCACGGACAATCGCTCGTTAATTGAGAATCGCGACATCTGGGAACGTATACTGGATATGGTTACGACAGGACAAATGCCACCCTCAGAGAGCGATCGATTTCCGCCATTAGAAGTCTCAGAATCATTTGTTGAACACATTGATGCCATTTTTGAAGACGCTGACCGCACGGCTAAACTGGACCCGGGACGTGTTACCGTCCGAAGACTCAATCGAGTCGAGTATAAAAATACAGTCCGCGACCTCCTCGGTGTTGATTTCAATCCGACCGAAAATTTTCCCGCAGATGATGTCGGACACGGGTTTGACAATATTGGCGATGTGCTCACAATGTCACCACTTCTCATGGAGCGTTACCTTGAAGCCGCGGAGGCGATCGCTACGCGTGTTATCTTGTTGGATCCACCTCCACCCTCTAAACGTTACCAAGGGGGTAATCGTCTGGAACCGCGCCACGATGATGTCCCTGACGAACGTTACCGCTTGCTCGATCCGATCGCCACGGAACCGTGGAAATCTGGTCCTTTTACAACGGGCGCGACATATTTCAAGATAGCTTCCGATACAGAAATCGTCTATCGTGCAACACTTTATGCCGAAACAGACAGCGAAGCACCCGTGGAGGTCGTTCTATTCATTCAGGGTGAAAATTTGGAGGTGACGACCCCACCGGAGAAACTCGCGCGCTTGGTTGGCGTAGATCCTACGGCAGACAATAATATCAAGGTTTTGAAGGCTTTTAAGATTACCGCCCGCGAAGAAAAGAAGAGACAGACCATTGGAGTCCTTCTTACGGGTATTCCTAACATTGAAAAAGTCGGCATTGCGATGCTGAAGCCCGTAGAAGGTGAACTGCACGGGAAACTCCAGATTCGCACGCTCTGGGCAGAAGGACCCTTAGAAACTCGACCCGATTCTCATTTTGAAATTCTGGCGTGCACGCCTGATATTTCGCAGGCAGACCAGACCCGTGAAGTGCTAACGCGTTTACTGCGGCGCGGCTATCGGCGTCCACCGACCGAAAACGAAGTAGAACAACTCACACAGTTTGTAGCCTCAGTTCAAGCGGAGGGTGCCTCGTGGGAAGCGGGGGTTCAAGAGGCGATTAAAGTTATCCTCTGTTCACCCAAATTCCTATTTCGGTTAGAGTTAGATGACCGTCCCCAGCGTTCGGAACCCTATCCAATCAATGAATTTCAACTCGCCTCACGGCTCTCCTACTTCTTGTGGAGTAGCATACCGGATGATGAACTCCTTGAACTCGCTGAGAAAAAGCAACTCACTGCGAATCTGGAATCCCAAGTTAAACGAATGTTATCAGCCCCGAAAGCATCCGAATTGGGGCGTAATTTCGGAACCCAATGGCTTCAAATTCAACGATTGACAACAGTTGCGCCTGATCTCGAACGATTTCCATATTTCACGGGCAGCTTGCGCCTCGCTATGCTAAAGGAGACGGAACTTTTTGTCGAATCCATCTTTCGCGAAGATCGGAGCGTCCTGGATCTGATTGATGCCGATTACACTTTCCTCAATCAACCTTTAGCAAACCACTACGGTATTATGGATACGCAGGGAAACTGGAGAGGACAAAAGAACCCTATACCGGGCGGTGAAAAAATTGAGGGGAGATCGTTTCGCCGCGTTAAGATACAAGGAAACTCACGCGGGGGAGTCCTGAGTCACGCCAGTGTTTTGACGGTGACCTCTAACCCGACGCGTACCTCTCCCGTCAAAAGGGGACGCTGGGTTCTCGAACAGATACTCGGTACACCGCCACCACCGCCGCCACCGGATGTCCCGGAATTGGAAGAAGAGGGTGAGGCGGTTCACGGGAGTACGCTCCGTGAACGGCTGGAACAGCATCGAGCGGATCCCGCATGTGCCAACTGCCATGCGAAAATGGATCCCATCGGGTTCGCTCTCGAAAACTACAATGCGATTGGGGCTTTTCGGTGGAAAGATGGCGAATTGAGTATTGATGCAACCGCGGAATTGCCAGATGGAACAATATTACGCGGCGTTGCAGATCTGAAACAGGTCGTCAAAGACAGAAAACAGCAATTCCTGCGCTGTTTGACGGAGAAAATGTTAATCTATGCTTTAGGCAGAGGATTGGAATATTACGACCGATCAACTGTTGACAGAATCGTGGCACAACTTGAAGCTGGCGGTTATAGAAGTTCTGTGATGATTATGGAGATCGTCAAGAGTGATCCGTTCCGGTTGCGACGTGGCACAAAGGACAATTTATGA
- the holA gene encoding DNA polymerase III subunit delta → MSKLWRIRSKETLLCVRYHRDAEGDYQRQRYLSDSSWRQFAPMRQKSTKPSPNILREIQADKVLPVYLLCGEESFLIEGTLKQILDALLPPEIRDFNLTFLEGADITIREILSQVDLYPVMSKWRVVVVRDAPFFKAQQRTVPITLLRNAFKIEITDPQKSISTMEKLLEVSPQQIAERHFDFTNAVETLINELSTKLTDEERGFLERLPEIAQQLDTHTTEAGAADDIDLLLEWLQADLPKNSVLIFTVRGPVNERNRVLKAIDAVGRYQSFNPVAAGPSLNRDPLYKKVSEKFSEFNKQITPRAFSQLRTRTGGDMHTIAEAINKLVDFVGDKRQIDEQDVQNIVTQNTFDSIFDLTDAIGRRSTGHALKSLHEVLASGRDPIPINSMIMRQLRFTLQAKLIAERKGLRPLHSGTRFPEFTQNIFQPLAEEMRNLLPKSPSDNILKQNPYVAFKIFRALNTFTVADLVRALEKTLEAEVELKTGPFDPTYILKRDRLRIFSPVKTKALNATGVLEQLVCELCTPPR, encoded by the coding sequence ATGTCCAAATTGTGGCGCATTAGATCCAAAGAAACGCTTCTCTGCGTTCGCTACCACAGGGACGCAGAAGGAGACTACCAGCGACAACGCTACCTGAGCGATTCCAGCTGGCGGCAGTTTGCTCCAATGAGACAAAAATCGACAAAGCCCTCACCAAATATCCTTCGCGAAATCCAAGCGGATAAAGTCCTACCGGTATATCTGCTCTGTGGCGAGGAGAGTTTCCTCATTGAAGGGACCCTCAAACAGATACTTGACGCTCTGCTCCCCCCTGAAATACGTGATTTTAACCTCACCTTTCTCGAAGGTGCCGATATCACAATTCGAGAAATTCTCAGTCAAGTTGACCTCTATCCAGTCATGTCAAAATGGCGAGTCGTGGTTGTCCGCGATGCCCCCTTCTTTAAAGCCCAACAACGGACAGTACCGATAACGCTCCTCCGAAACGCATTCAAAATTGAAATCACAGATCCACAGAAATCTATCTCTACAATGGAAAAACTTTTAGAGGTAAGTCCCCAGCAGATCGCCGAACGGCATTTCGACTTCACAAATGCCGTTGAAACACTCATTAATGAGTTAAGCACAAAATTGACCGATGAGGAGCGCGGTTTCTTAGAACGTTTACCGGAAATCGCTCAACAACTGGATACGCATACCACTGAAGCCGGTGCCGCTGATGACATCGACTTACTGCTTGAATGGCTCCAAGCCGACCTGCCGAAAAACAGTGTTCTGATCTTTACAGTGCGCGGACCCGTGAATGAACGTAATAGGGTCCTTAAAGCCATTGATGCCGTGGGACGCTATCAGTCCTTTAATCCGGTGGCGGCCGGTCCATCGCTGAACCGAGACCCGTTATATAAAAAGGTTTCAGAAAAGTTCAGTGAATTCAATAAACAGATAACCCCTCGTGCTTTCTCGCAGCTCAGGACTCGCACGGGTGGGGATATGCACACAATTGCCGAAGCAATCAATAAACTTGTCGATTTCGTGGGCGACAAACGTCAAATTGACGAGCAAGATGTCCAGAACATTGTGACGCAGAACACATTTGACAGCATTTTCGACCTCACCGATGCTATTGGAAGGCGTTCAACCGGACACGCACTGAAAAGTCTCCACGAGGTGTTGGCGAGTGGAAGAGACCCTATTCCCATTAACTCAATGATCATGCGTCAGCTCCGATTTACGCTCCAAGCCAAGCTTATCGCGGAAAGAAAAGGGCTTCGACCCCTCCACAGTGGGACACGGTTCCCGGAATTTACGCAGAATATCTTTCAACCCCTCGCTGAGGAAATGCGGAACCTTTTACCTAAATCACCAAGTGACAACATACTGAAACAAAATCCTTATGTCGCCTTCAAAATATTTCGAGCCCTCAATACTTTCACGGTTGCGGATTTAGTAAGGGCACTTGAGAAAACCTTGGAGGCGGAAGTTGAATTGAAAACGGGCCCATTTGATCCAACATACATATTGAAACGGGATCGCTTGCGTATTTTTTCCCCCGTAAAAACAAAGGCATTAAATGCAACAGGCGTTCTGGAGCAATTGGTGTGCGAACTGTGTACCCCGCCGAGATAG
- a CDS encoding tyrosine-type recombinase/integrase, which yields MKGTRPLDNAEIRKISEAFDGTFAIRNRSLFMLGVSVGGRISELIALKVNDVWQNGKPVADLLFDRKIVKGGEVSRAVPVNVDGRQAIDDLIAWHIGLYRDVEPTRPLFPSRKGQGLQAMSRIAAHNALKEAFETAGLNGKLGTHSLRKSYAQRLYEQTNDIYAVQEMLGHKSVVTTQRYLGVNYASVRDASEAMSIYAELNISTKTLSSVDDAADDVLLIELLRRGYDIARMLEKSNTQQPFQLPTEDSSSTISA from the coding sequence TTGAAAGGCACAAGACCTTTAGATAACGCTGAGATTCGAAAAATATCAGAAGCTTTTGACGGGACCTTCGCTATTCGGAATAGGAGTTTATTTATGCTCGGTGTCTCCGTCGGTGGACGGATTAGCGAACTGATCGCCCTGAAAGTGAATGACGTGTGGCAGAACGGTAAACCGGTCGCCGATTTGCTGTTTGATCGGAAGATTGTAAAAGGCGGTGAAGTCTCAAGAGCAGTCCCTGTGAACGTAGATGGCAGGCAGGCAATAGATGATCTCATCGCTTGGCATATCGGTTTATATAGAGATGTCGAGCCTACCCGCCCATTGTTCCCGTCCCGAAAAGGGCAAGGCTTACAAGCAATGTCGAGAATAGCAGCACACAATGCGCTCAAGGAGGCGTTTGAGACGGCGGGACTCAACGGGAAACTCGGCACGCATTCTCTACGCAAATCATACGCGCAACGCCTTTATGAACAGACAAACGATATTTACGCTGTACAAGAAATGTTAGGGCATAAAAGCGTCGTAACAACTCAGCGATATTTGGGGGTAAACTACGCGAGTGTCCGGGATGCCTCGGAGGCGATGTCGATCTATGCCGAACTTAACATAAGTACGAAAACGTTAAGTTCGGTCGATGATGCCGCGGATGACGTGCTTTTAATCGAATTGCTCCGGAGAGGGTATGACATCGCTCGAATGCTTGAGAAAAGCAATACACAGCAACCTTTTCAACTGCCTACGGAAGATTCCTCGTCGACAATTTCCGCCTGA
- a CDS encoding ornithine carbamoyltransferase (catalyzes the formation of L-citrulline from carbamoyl phosphate and L-ornithine in arginine biosynthesis and degradation), with protein sequence MHLITLSPWSEKDILETVENGLNIKNHPEKYRHAVGGKSLCLLFQKTSTRTRCAGEVGITQLGGHAHYLDWRTTNFALADLGDEMRVLSGYVDIILARFLKHAELVEAAAAATVPVINGCCDRYHPTQALGDLMTIREHLGRLEGVKLCFIGVHNNVCNSLIAAGMKVGVEVTVVAPEVNPAAIDKELWEEAARKGLYKTIDTDTKAVESSLEKVIAESDVVYTDTWVDMEFFTDPAFAKERKRRLEKMMPYQLNTELLKTHDCRIMHCLPAHHGYEISGELVNDERSIIFQQSDNRLYSMKAILLKLLAHA encoded by the coding sequence ATGCACCTAATTACACTAAGCCCATGGTCAGAAAAAGACATTCTTGAAACAGTTGAAAACGGCTTGAACATCAAAAACCATCCCGAAAAATACAGACACGCTGTCGGTGGGAAGAGCCTCTGTCTGCTGTTCCAAAAGACCTCTACGCGAACGCGCTGCGCAGGTGAAGTCGGTATAACACAACTCGGTGGTCATGCACATTACCTCGATTGGCGCACCACAAACTTTGCGTTAGCCGATCTCGGCGACGAAATGCGGGTCCTCTCGGGGTATGTTGATATTATCTTAGCACGCTTCTTGAAACACGCCGAGCTCGTTGAGGCAGCAGCCGCCGCAACCGTCCCGGTAATTAACGGCTGTTGTGACAGATACCATCCAACACAGGCACTCGGTGATCTCATGACGATACGGGAGCACCTCGGTAGGCTGGAAGGGGTCAAATTGTGCTTTATCGGTGTGCATAACAACGTCTGTAATTCGCTGATTGCTGCCGGTATGAAAGTAGGTGTCGAAGTCACGGTCGTCGCACCGGAGGTGAACCCTGCCGCTATCGACAAAGAACTCTGGGAAGAAGCCGCTCGCAAGGGTCTCTATAAAACGATTGATACAGATACCAAAGCAGTGGAGAGTTCACTCGAGAAAGTAATCGCTGAAAGTGATGTCGTCTACACAGATACATGGGTGGATATGGAGTTCTTCACGGATCCGGCTTTTGCAAAAGAACGGAAACGTCGGTTAGAGAAGATGATGCCGTATCAATTGAATACGGAACTGCTGAAGACGCACGACTGCCGGATTATGCATTGTCTCCCCGCACACCACGGGTATGAAATTTCGGGTGAACTCGTTAACGATGAACGCTCAATTATTTTTCAGCAATCGGACAATCGCCTCTATAGTATGAAAGCGATCCTTCTTAAACTGCTCGCGCACGCCTAA